The sequence GCAGTAACCACGGTCTTCGACGCGGAAGGGGTGAAACTCTCACAGTATTTCGGTGAAGCGGGGGAGTCGAACGCCACGGTCATTGGCTATCTTATCAAGCAAGCTGACGACGCCATCGACCGTTCGCTCGAGATCCTGCAGAACCGAATAGACCAGTTCGGGGTGTCGGAGCCGACTATTGCCAAGCAAGGCAGCCGCCGGATAGTGCTTGAATTGCCCGGCATTCAGGATCAGGCGCGCGCTCGAGACCTGATCGGGCGAACCGCTCTCCTGGAGTTCAAACTTCTCGTGGAGCCCGAAAAGGCCAATGACATCTTGAGGGGGATAGACAAGGCACTGGCTTCGGGAATAACCTCGACGAACATTACCGACACGACAACTGCGACTGCAGGGACCGATACAGCCGAAGCGATTGACCTTTCCAAGGCGATGGAGGGTGAATCGTCATCCGGAGATACTACCGCAGCGGCGGACATCGGCGAGGGTGCAACACCGTTCACCGGACTTCTGCGCGGCATCGGGAACGACATGGCGGTGGCTTCGGGATCGGTCCGATCGGTTCGCAATCTGCTGTCTGATCCTCGTGCACAAAGTGCGATCCCATCGGGGATTCAGTTCCTCTGGTCGGCGCAGCCGGTGGCAGCCGGTGACGGGCAGGAGTATCACTTGCTCTACATGGTGAAGAGCGATGCCGAGTTAACCGGTGGAGCGCTATCCGATGCGATGGTGACAATTGGCGGTGGAGGTGACAATTTTGGACGCGCCGGGCAGCCGATCGTCAATCTGAGTCTCAATCGTCAAGGCGCACGCAAGTTTGCCCGTGTGACCGGTGCCAATATCGACAAGCGGCTGGCAATCGTCCTTGACGATAATATCTATATGGCGCCGGTCATTCGCTCGAAGATACCCGACGGACGGGCCATCATCGAAGGCACGAGCAGCGTTGAGGAAGCTAACGACCTCGCCATCGTGCTGCGCGCTGGTGCGCTGCCGACCAGTGTCGTTATTGAAGAGGAGCGCACCGTAGGGCCCAGTCTTGGACGCGACTCTATACGCAAGGGGATGTCCTCTGCCATCATCGGAGGGGTGTTGGTCATGGTCTTCATGATTTTCTACTATCACTTCTCCGGCGTCATAGCCAATATAGCGCTGTTGCTCAACATCCTGCTGCTCTTTGCCGGACTCGCCATCTTCGGTGCTGCCGGGCTCGGGGCAACGCTATCACTGCCCGGCATCGCCGGCATAGCGCTGACGATCGGAATGGCAGTCGATGCCAATGTGCTGATCTTTGAGCGCATCAGGGAGGAGTTGGAGTCCGGCAAGACCATCTGGCATGCCATTTCGGCCGGTTATGATCGGGCTTTCGTAACCATTCTCGACGCCAATGTTACGACCCTGATTGCGGCTTTGGTGCTTCTCCAATACGGCGCCGGCCCGGTGCGCGGATTCGCGGTTACGCTGGCCGTTGGACTGGTCGCCAATCTCTTTTCGGCGGTTTTCGTCACGCGGCTGGTCTATGACTGGATTGCCAGCCGCCGCACCTTGACCAGCCTAAGCATCTAACGATCCGAGACATATCCAATGATTCGCTTCATCGGCAAGACAAACATCGACTTTCAAAGCAAGCGCCACTTCTGGATGACGCTCTCCGGCATCGTTATCCTGGCAGGACTGGTATCGCTGGTCTTGCGCGGCGGACCGAACTACTCCATCGACTTCACCGGCGGACTCGCGGTGCTGCTTCGCTCCCATGCGCCTCAAGGCGCCGCTCCGCTTGACGAGGAGATGATGCGCCGCTCTCTCGATAAGATCGGCATATCCGGATCCGAGGTGAAGACGAGCCGCTCGGCGGAGGGTGAAGATCTCCTCATTCGTATGAAGGAGGAGACGCGCTTCAAGCCACCGGAAGCACTTATCCGCGCCCGCCTTGACGAGACGCATTCCGGTGAGTGGCAGGTTGTTCCCGACAATCAGTTGAACCAGACCGGTTTGGAAAGGCTCAAAGGGCGCAGTTATGTCGCAGTTTCGACAGAACTTTCTGAAGCGGTTCTATCGGGTCTATTACGGACGGTCGAAATCGACAATCCGGAGGCTATCAGATATGCAACCGAGACGGGCGATCAAGTTTGGATACTATCAGGAGACGGCAGGGACCCGATAAGTCGCCTCCTCAAGGTGCTTCGTGAGGATTATCCCGGCTACACCTTCGATGTGCGCTCCATAGAACTGGTTGGTCCCCGCATCGGCGCCGAACTGCGAGGCAAGGCGATGCTCGCACTCCTTGTTTCGTGGGGACTCATCATCCTCTACCTATGGTGGCGGTTCGATCTGGTCTTCGGCATCGCAGCGATTATAGCGCTGGTGCACGATATTCTGATTACGATCGGGGTTCTCGGATTCCTTAACTACGAGATTTCGATGACCGTCGTCGGCGCGCTTTTGACTCTCATTGGATTCTCGGTCAACGACACAATTGTAACCTTCGACCGGATACGAGAGAACTTGCGTCGCTTCAAAGATCATCCTGTCAAGGAAGTGGTCAACAATTCAATCAACCAGACGCTGGCTCGCACGATCATTACCAGTGGAACGGTTCTCCTTGTAGTCATAGTGCTCTTCTATAATGGTGGTGAGGTGTTGCATGGTTTTGCACTGGCAATGCTGATCGGTCTTCTGGTCGGGACTTACTCGAGCATCTACATCGCAGCGCCAATCCTGATAGACTACACCGAGCGGACCGGCAAGCCGCTCGCCAAGCGGATCAAAGCCAAGTCGTGAGCGAAAGGTCGGTACCTTAATGCCGGTAACGATTGTTGTCGGCGGACAGTGGGGGGATGAGGGCAAGGGGAAGATCGTCGATCTACTGACCAGCCAGGCCGATATCGCAGCCCGCTATCAGGGCGGCGCCAACGCCGGGCACACGGTAGTCCTGGAAGGTCGCAAATATATCCTGCACTTGATACCGTCGGGTATCTTGCATCCCGACTGCGTCTGCGTATTGGGAGCCGGCTGTGTCATCGACCCGGCGCAACTCCTTGAGGAGATCGAGCAACTTGAGACTGCCGGTATCGAGGTAGTCGGACGGCTCTTTGTGAGCCATCAGGCTCACCTCATTATGCCGTATCACAAAGTGTTGGATGAGTTGAACGAGCGGTCACTTGGCAGCCGGGCAATCGGTGTAACCGGTCGGGGTATCGGTCCCGCTTACACCGACAAATATACCCGCACCGGAATCCGCATCGTCGATTTGCTCGACCGCGACCTCTTCGTAGAAAAACTCGATTCCAATCTGGCTGCCAAGAACCGACTGATTCAGCAGGTTCATGGCGAGCCGGCCCTCGACCGGGATACGGTGATCAACTACTATATCGAATTCGACCGCCGGATAGACCCTCTGGTCAAGGATGTGTCGCGATACTTGAACGACGCCATCGATGCCGGTTTAAAGGTCGTTTGCGAGGGTGCTCAGGGGACGTTTCTCGATGTCGATTGGGGGACCTATCCGTTCGTAACTTCCTCCAGCCCTACGGCTGGTGGAGCCATGACCGGGCTCGGCATCGGTCCGACCCGGGTCGATGGGGTGTTAGGCGTGATCAAGGCTTACACAACTCGGGTCGGTCAGGGTCCGTTTCCAA comes from Calditrichota bacterium and encodes:
- the secD gene encoding protein translocase subunit SecD: MKPKNLRTRAIVVLIVLLVAGYYLYPTLHYNQLRSQEEREAQWIAQKMGVSYAYVIESLYRADSPLLDRLHSSTLEPSDKAEVERRISVLQTELRDKMIASRKAAIKQGLDLQGGMHLVLEVDIVQLMRNLARQRDARLDRMLATLDRQLSDNPQITFEEAVTTVFDAEGVKLSQYFGEAGESNATVIGYLIKQADDAIDRSLEILQNRIDQFGVSEPTIAKQGSRRIVLELPGIQDQARARDLIGRTALLEFKLLVEPEKANDILRGIDKALASGITSTNITDTTTATAGTDTAEAIDLSKAMEGESSSGDTTAAADIGEGATPFTGLLRGIGNDMAVASGSVRSVRNLLSDPRAQSAIPSGIQFLWSAQPVAAGDGQEYHLLYMVKSDAELTGGALSDAMVTIGGGGDNFGRAGQPIVNLSLNRQGARKFARVTGANIDKRLAIVLDDNIYMAPVIRSKIPDGRAIIEGTSSVEEANDLAIVLRAGALPTSVVIEEERTVGPSLGRDSIRKGMSSAIIGGVLVMVFMIFYYHFSGVIANIALLLNILLLFAGLAIFGAAGLGATLSLPGIAGIALTIGMAVDANVLIFERIREELESGKTIWHAISAGYDRAFVTILDANVTTLIAALVLLQYGAGPVRGFAVTLAVGLVANLFSAVFVTRLVYDWIASRRTLTSLSI
- the secF gene encoding protein translocase subunit SecF → MIRFIGKTNIDFQSKRHFWMTLSGIVILAGLVSLVLRGGPNYSIDFTGGLAVLLRSHAPQGAAPLDEEMMRRSLDKIGISGSEVKTSRSAEGEDLLIRMKEETRFKPPEALIRARLDETHSGEWQVVPDNQLNQTGLERLKGRSYVAVSTELSEAVLSGLLRTVEIDNPEAIRYATETGDQVWILSGDGRDPISRLLKVLREDYPGYTFDVRSIELVGPRIGAELRGKAMLALLVSWGLIILYLWWRFDLVFGIAAIIALVHDILITIGVLGFLNYEISMTVVGALLTLIGFSVNDTIVTFDRIRENLRRFKDHPVKEVVNNSINQTLARTIITSGTVLLVVIVLFYNGGEVLHGFALAMLIGLLVGTYSSIYIAAPILIDYTERTGKPLAKRIKAKS
- a CDS encoding adenylosuccinate synthase; the encoded protein is MPVTIVVGGQWGDEGKGKIVDLLTSQADIAARYQGGANAGHTVVLEGRKYILHLIPSGILHPDCVCVLGAGCVIDPAQLLEEIEQLETAGIEVVGRLFVSHQAHLIMPYHKVLDELNERSLGSRAIGVTGRGIGPAYTDKYTRTGIRIVDLLDRDLFVEKLDSNLAAKNRLIQQVHGEPALDRDTVINYYIEFDRRIDPLVKDVSRYLNDAIDAGLKVVCEGAQGTFLDVDWGTYPFVTSSSPTAGGAMTGLGIGPTRVDGVLGVIKAYTTRVGQGPFPTEFDAELNARVRSAGDEFGSTTGRARRCGWFDAVMARYAARVNGIESWALTKLDVLSHFDQISICNGYEYDGRRIEEFPAETRVIGSCRPILEEMPGWGEPISHLRHFSDLPLQAQRYIKRIEELTGTPVEIVSVGSDRAETIVRENGRDVVQ